From one Papio anubis isolate 15944 chromosome 12, Panubis1.0, whole genome shotgun sequence genomic stretch:
- the FGF19 gene encoding fibroblast growth factor 19: MRSGCVVVHAWILASLWLAVAGRPLAFSDAGPHVHYGWGDPIRLRHLYTSGPHGLSSCFLRIRTDGVVDCARGQSAHSLLEIKAVALRTVAIKGVHSVRYLCMGADGKMQGLLQYSEEDCAFEEEIRPDGYNVYRSQKHRLPVSLSSAKQRQLYKNRGFLPLSHFLPMLPMAPEEPEDLRGPLESDMFSSPLETDSMDPFGLVTGLEAVRSPSFEK; this comes from the exons ATGAGGAGCGGGTGTGTGGTGGTCCACGCCTGGATCCTGGCCAGCCTCTGGCTGGCCGTGGCCGGGCGTCCCCTCGCCTTCTCGGACGCGGGGCCCCACGTGCACTACGGCTGGGGCGACCCCATCCGCCTGCGGCACCTGTACACCTCCGGCCCCCACGGGCTCTCCAGCTGCTTCCTGCGCATCCGCACCGACGGCGTCGTGGACTGCGCGCGGGGCCAAAGCGCGCACA GTTTGCTGGAGATCAAGGCAGTAGCTCTGCGGACCGTGGCCATCAAGGGCGTGCACAGCGTGCGGTACCTCTGCATGGGCGCCGACGGCAAGATGCAGGGGCTG cttcagTACTCAGAGGAAGACTGTGCTTTCGAGGAGGAGATCCGCCCTGATGGCTACAATGTATACCGATCCCAGAAGCACCGCCTCCCGGTCTCCCTGAGCAGTGCCAAACAGCGGCAGCTGTACAAGAACAGAGGCTTTCTTCCGCTGTCTCATTTCCTGCCCATGCTGCCCATGGCCCCAGAGGAGCCTGAGGACCTCAGGGGCCCCTTGGAATCTGACATGTTCTCTTCGCCCCTGGAGACTGACAGCATGGACCCATTTGGGCTTGTCACCGGACTGGAGGCGGTGAGGAGTCCCAGCTTTGAGAAATAA